The segment GGCGCGCCAGGCGGGCGCCTGGTAGCGGCAATGCTCGGCACGGCCGCGCCGGCCCTCGGGGTCGTCCAGCCAGCGCCTGTTGATATCCTGGGCGGTGGCCGGCATCTCATCGCACCAGGCCGAGCCGCTTTCCAGCAGCAGGCGCTCCACCTCGATATCGCGCTGCCAGCGCAGGGCCTGCACCTCCACCCGCGTGCCGCTCGGGCCCAGCACCTGCCAGGCCAGGGCCAGCACCGGCACGGCCAGGGCCCCGCGCAGCAGCCAGCGCAGCGGATGGGTGGGGCGGGGAGCGAGCGGCAGCGCAGACGGCATTGCGCGATTCTCCCAGCCCCGCGCAGCAGCCGCTGCGGCGATACTCGCCGCGCACCCGCCTGACCGGGCGGCCCCTGCCGATCTGCGAGCCCCTCTTGAACGCTGCTGCCGCCCCTTCTTCCGACGCCACCGGCCACGCCAGCGCCTGCGCCAACTGCGAGACGCCGCTGCAAGGCGCTTACTGCCATGCCTGCGGCCAGTCGGCCCATGTGCACCGCTCCTTGCTGCATCTGGCCGAGGAGCTGCTGCACGGCACCCTGCATTTCGAGACCAAGGCCTGGCGCACCCTGCCGGCCCTGCTGTTCCAGCCGGGGCGCCTGACGCGCGAGTACATCGAGGGGCGCCGGGCGCGCTATGTCTCGCCGCTGGCGCTCTTTCTCTTCATGGTCTTCCTGATGTTCTTCACCCTGTCGCTGGGCGGGCCGGAGAGCGCGTCGGCCCCAGAGGCGGCCCAGGAGACCGTGGCCACGCAGGCCGATGCCCCGGACGCCGCCTCCGCACCCGAGCGCAGCCTCACGCCCGCCCAGCGCGTCAAGCTGCGTACCGAGCTCGACGGCAAGCTGCCCGCGGGCCTGGCGCCCGGTGTGGAGAAGAAGATTGCGCATGCGATCGAGAACCCCGAGCTGCTGCTCTACAAGATGAAGAGCGGGGCGGCCAAGTACGCCTTCCTGATCGTGCCGTTCTCGCTGCCCCTGCTCTGGCTGCTCTTTGTGTTCCAGCGCCGCTTCGGGCTCTATGACCACGCGGTGTTCGTGCTTTATTCGCTCTCGGCCATGGCCTTGCTGGCCACCTTGCTCTCTCTGCTGGACCTGGCGGGCCTGGGCGTGTTGGCGCTGCTGCTGGCCGTATGCGCGCCGCCCGTGCATCTGTATGCCCAACTCAAGGGCAGCTATGGCCTGGGGCGCTTCGGCGCGCTGTGGCGTTGCGGCCTGCTGCTGCTCTGGGCGGGTGCCGTGCTGCTGCTCTACACCCTGCTTGTGGTCCTGATCAGCATGTAAACCGGGAGACCCGCATGCGCCAGTTGGATGCCACCGCCACCGCCGCCGCGCTGCCCTGGACGCCGCTGATCGAGGGGCTGGCCGATCTCTGCCGGGCCCATGCGGCCGGGCAGGTGGCCTGCCCGCCGCGCCAGGTCTTGCCCCTGCAGTCCGGCGGCAGCCTGCTGGTGATGCCGGCCGTGGGGCCGGAGTTGGCCATCACCAAGCTGGTGACGGTGCATCCCGACAACCCGGCGCGCGGTCTGCCCACCATCATGGGCGAGGTGGTGGTGATGGACAGTGCCAGCGGCGCCCGTCTGGCCCTGCTGGATGGCCCCACGCTCACGGCGCGCCGCACCGCGGCCGTGAGCCTGCTGGCCCAGCGTCTGCTGGCACCGGCCGGGGCGGCCGCGCCGCGCGAGGTGCTGATCGTGGGCGGGGGCGTGCAGGCGCGGGTGCATGCCGCGGCCTTGCGAGCCCTGCACCCCGGCGCCCGACTGTGGGTGCAGGGGCGTACGCGGGCGCCTGACTTTGCGGCCGCCCTGGGCCTCGAGCCGCTCCCGCCCGGGCCGGCCGCCCAGCAGGCCCGGCCCTGGGATCTCATCGTTTGCGCCACCACCAGCCGCGAGCCGGTGCTGGCGCCCGGTGTGGGCGAGGCCGCCGGCCTGGTGATCGGTGTCGGCGCCTTTCGCCACGATATGGTGGAGCTGCCCCCGGCCCTGCTGCGCCAGGCCCAGGTCGCCGTGGACGATCCCGAGGGCGCCCGGGCCGAGGCCGGCGATCTGCTGGCGGCGGGCCTGTGCGCAGCCGCTGCGCCGCCCCTGGTCTCGCTGCAGGATCTGGTGCTGGGGCAGCGCCCCGCGGATGACGGCCGCCCCCGGGTCTTCAAGAGCGTGGGCTGCGCCCGCTGGGACCTGGCCGCGGCCCAGGTGGCCTGGGACCAGCTGCGCGCGGCCGCCTCATGAATCTGGACCGCATCGCCTGGGCCTATCCGGCCCTGGAGGCTCTGCATGTGCTGGGTATTGCGATGCTGTTTGGCAGCCTGCTGGTGCTGGAGCTGCGCCTGCTGGGCCGGGCCCGCGCCCTGGACCTGCGCCAGCTGGCCCGCCTGACCCTGCCCCTGGCCCTGCTGGGTTTTGGCCTGTGCGCGCTCACGGGCCTGGCCATGTTGGCCGGCCAGGCCGGCGAGCTGCTGGGCAACCGCGTCTTTGTCTACAAGATGGGCCTGATCGCCCTGGCTGGGCTCAATGCCGCGCTCTTCCATGCCGGGGCGGGTCTGGCACGGGCCGAGAGCCGGCGCGCGCGGGCCCAAGGCCTGCTCTCGCTGGGGATTTGGATCGCTGTCATCATCTGCGGCCGCTGGATTGCCTACGTCTGACTCTCAAGGAGCGATGCATGGAGCGACGTCTTGTCTTGCTGGGCGCCACCCTGGCGGCCCTGGCACCGCGGGCCTGGGCCCACCATGGCTGGAGCAGTTTTGACCAGCAGCGCCCGCTCTGGCTGGAGGGCCGTGCCACCCAGGTCTGGTGGCGCAACCCGCATGCCGAGCTGGACCTGCAACTGCCCGAGAAGCCGGCCCTGCCGGCCGATCTGAAGCAGCGCAAGCTGCCGGCCCAGAGCGCGGGGGTGGACGGCCCGGCCCTGCTGGCGCGGGCCGAGCTGCCGCGCCGGGCCGACAAGCGCTGGCGCGTGGAGCTGGCACCGCTGACCCGCATGCAGGCCTGGCAGGTGGCCGAGATCAAGCCCGGCGACAGCCTGGGCGTGCTGGGTTTCAGCTTCGAGGCGGAAAAGGGCGAGGCCCTGCTGCGGGCCGAGTACCTCTTTGTGGGCGACAAGGTCTACGGCCTGCGCTCCTCGCCGGCCTGAGACCGTGGGGTGAGGGTGGGGCCGCTCAGGCCTCGTCCAGCAGGGGGCGCAGCTGCTCGTCCCAGCTCTCGACCTCGTCCATGTCGATGTGCAGCCAGTCCAGGGCGGCCTCACGGTTGGCGGCCCAGTCCAGGTCCTCGGGCAGGGCCTCGTGGCGGCGCATCAGGTGCTCGGCCACCAGGCCGGCCGCCACCAGGGTGTGGACCTCGGGCTCGATGGCCGCGTCACCCAGCGACTCGAAGTCGTGGTGCAGGCGGATGGCCGACATCAGCTCGGGCGCCATGTCCCAGGCGCGGATCAGCAGGGCGCCCACCACGGCGTGGTCGGTGCGGTGGTTGGCATTCTCGGTGGCGATGAAGGGGCGGTCGATGCGCGCGCCGGCCTCCACCATGGTGGCGCCATAGCCGCGCACGCTTTGCAGCAGCACCGGCATGCCCACATGGCAGAACAGGCCGTAGGTATGGGCCAGATCAGGTGAGAGCCCGGGCAGTTGGCGGGCGATGAAGGCGCAGGCCACGGCACGCTTGGTGGAGCGCTCCCAAAAGCGGGCCAGGTGCGGGCTGTTCACCGGGATGGTGTTGCGCAGCAGAAAGCCCGTCATCACGGCCGCGGTCTCCTCCAGGCCGATGCGGGTCATGGCCTGCCCCACGGTGGTGCAGGGCAGACCGTCCGGGTCCTTGTAGAGCGGGCTGTTGGCGCTGCGCAGCAGGGTGGCCGACATGGCCACATCGCTGGCGGCGATGCGGGCCACCTCGTTGAGGTCGATCTCGGCCTGGCCCATGGCGGCGCGCAGGCGCATCAGCAGCTCGGGGCAGGGCGGGATCTGGATCTGGCGCAGCGGGCCGTTGCGACGCGACTGGTCCAGCTCCTGGCGGATATGGTCCTTGCTCCGGGTCGACGTCGTGGGGGAAAGGTTCTGGTTCATGTGCGGGTTGCGCCGGGGAAGGCTCGCGCAATATGACGCGATTGAGCGCAGACGATAGCGCGTAGCGGGCCCGGCCGGGATGCGCGGGCGCGGTAAAGTGCAGCGGAGTATGGCGCAGGCCCAGCCTTGTCCCCACCGCCGGCGACGCGGACCCATGCAGGAATACCGCTCGGCGGCACTTGCAGGCCTGCTGCTGTCCGCGGGGCTGGCGCTGGGCAGTCTGTTTCTGCCGAGGCCGGTGGCGGCCTGGGATGTCGAGCGGGTGCAGGAGGCCGCCGCACAGTACGGCCCGCGCACCCTGGCGGCGGCCCGCCAGCTGATGCAGCTGGTGGAGCGCCTGGGCGGGCAGGACGAGGTGCAGCGCCTGCGGGCGCTCAACGATTTCTTCAACCAGCGCATCGCCTTCCGCGAGGACATGCAGGTCTGGGGCAAGGTGGATTACTGGGCCAGCCCGCTGGAGCTGCTGGACAAGGGCCAGGGCGATTGCGAGGACTACGCCATCGCCAAGTACTTCAGCCTGCTGGCCACCGGCATGTCCGAGGCCAAGCTGCGTCTGGTCTATGTGCGGGCCATGCTGGACGGCCGGCCCCAGGCGCATATGGTGCTGGCCTACTATGCGCAGCCGGATGCCGAGCCGCTGATTCTGGACAATCTGCAGCCCGAACTGAAGCCGGCCTCGGCCCGGCCGGATCTGGCGCCGGTGTTCAGCTTCAACAGCGAAGGCCTGTGGCAGGGCGTGGGCGCGACCAGCGCCGGCAGCGCGGTGGCGCGGCTGTCCATCTGGCGGGAGGCCTTGGCCAAGATCAGGGCGGAGGGGTTCTAATCATGAGCAAGAACGGAAAAGGTCCATGTCGCTGATACGTCAAGTCTGGGTGCTGTTGCTGGCCCTGATGCTGGCCGCGCTGCTGGGCAGCGCCGCGGTGTCGGCCCTGTCCATGCGTCAGCTGCTGCAGACCCAGCTGCAGCTCAAGAACAATGACAATGCCGCCGCCCTGGCCCTGGCCATGTCCCAGCAGGGCGGGGATGCGCAGCTCATGGAGCTGCTGGTCTCGGCCCAGTTCGACACGGGGTATTACCAGAGCGTGATCTGGCGCCGCGCCGATGGCAGCGTGGCCTTCGAGCGCAGCGCGGCGGCGCGCGCCAGCACGGCACCGGCCTGGTTCGTGGCGCTCACGCCCATCGAGGCGCCGGCCGGCACGGCCAAGGTTTCCAGCGGCTGGCAAGCGGCCGGCTCGGTGGAGGTGCGCAGCCAGGCCGCCTACGCGCATGACGAACTCTGGGCCGCCAGCCTGCGCATGACGGCCCTGCTGGCTGCCCTGGGCCTGCTGGCCGCGGGTGCGGCCCATCTGGCCCTGCGCCGCATCCGTCGGCCGCTGGACAATGCGGTGGCCCAGGCCCAGGCTCTGGTGCAGGGGCAGTACACCCTGGTGGACGAGCCCGGCGTGCCCGAGCTGGCCCGCCTGGCCCAGGCCATGAACACCATGGTGGCGCGGGTGCGCCAGATGTTTGAAGCCCAGGCGGAGCAGCTGGAAGTGCTGCGCCGCCAGGCGCATTGCGATGCGCTCACCGGCCTGAGCCAGCGCAAGCATTTCCTGGCCGAACTGGAATCGGCCCTGAACCGCGACGATGGCCCGGCCCGCGGCGGCCTGGTGCTGCTGCGCCTGCGCGATCTGGAGCTGCTCAACCAGCGCCTGGGCCGCGCGGTGGTGGACCAGGTGCTGGGCGCCCTGGGCCATGCGATCAAGGTCTATCCGGAGCGCGTCAAGGGTTGCCTGGCCGGCCGCCTCAATGGTGCCGACTTCGCGCTCTGGCTGCCCGCGCCTGATGTGGCGCGTGACACGGCCCAGGCCCTCTCGGACGCGCTGCAGGCCAGCCTGCCGGGCTTTGGCTCGGGCATCCAGGTGGCCCTGGGCGCGGTGGAACTGCCGCGTGAGCGGCCCATGAGCGACTGGTTTGGCGCGGCGGACGCCGCGCTGGCGCGCGCCGAGGCGCGCAGCGGTTTCGCGGTCGAGGCCCTGGCCCCGGCGGCCGAGGCCAGCGTGCAGGGCGAGCGCGCCTGGCGCACCCAGATCACCGATGCCATCCTGGCCGGCCACGGCCGCCTGCAGGAGTACCCGCTGCTGGACAAGCAGGGTCAGGTCGTGCATCTGGAATGCCCGCTGCAGCTGCGTCTGGAGCCCGAGGCGGGCTACGAGGCCGCGGCGCGCTGGCTGCCCCTGGCCCAGCGCAGCCGGCTCACGGCCGAGGTGGACCTGCATGCCACGGTCCTGGCCCTGGAAGCCATCGCCCGCGATGGCCGCCCGCGCTGCATCAATGTGGCGCCGGCGTCGCTGCTGGACGGCGGCTTTGTGGCGCGCCTGCGCGAGCAGGTCTTCCAGGCACCGCAGGCGGCACGCAAGCTGGGCCTGGAGCTGGCCGAGGGCGCGGCCCTGCAGCATTTCGAGCTGCTGCAGGAGATGGGTCGCCAGCTGCGCCCCCTGGGCGTGAAGCTGGGTCTGGAGCATGCGGGGCCGGGCCTGTCCCAGGTGGAGCGGCTCTATCAGGCGGGCCTGGACTATGTGAAGCTGGACGCCGCCGTGGTGGTGGGCGTCTCGGGCGATGCGGCGCGCGCCGCCTTTGTGCGCGGCATGGTCATCATGCTGCGCAGCCTGGCGCTCAAGGTCTATGCCGAGGGCGTGGTCGATCCGCTGGATGTGCAGGCCCTGTGGGACTGCGAGCTGGACGGTGTGACCGGGCCCTGGGCGACGGTGCAACCCGTCTGAAGATCTGAAGCCTTTGCCGGCGAGTACGCGGGCGGGGGCTCAAACAATGTCGGCGCTGTGCAGGGTGTAGGGCCGGCCCAGGCGGCGGTCCTCGAAGAAGCGCTGCAGGGTCTCGCGCACGGTGCGGAAGGCCAGCTGGTCCCAGGGGATGTCCTGCTCGGCGAAGAGCCGGGCCTCCAGGGTCTCGGGGCCGGGGTTGAACTCGGGCGAGAGCAGGCGGGCGCGGTAGTAGAGGTGGATCTGGCCCACCTTGACCACATTCATCAGGCAGTACAGGGGCTGCAGCTCGATCTGGGCGCCGGCCTCCTCGTCGGTCTCGCGCTGGGCGCCCTGGGCCGCGCTCTCGCCCAGCTCCAGAAAGCCGGCGGGCAGGGTCCAGAAGCCGTAGCGCGGCTCGATGGCGCGCTTGCACAGCAGCACGCGGCCGTCTTCCCAGACCGGCAGGGTGCCCACCACATTGATGGGATTCTCGTAGTGGATGGCGCCGCAGACCGTGCAGGTGGCACGTTCGCGGTTGTCATCGGCCGGCACGCGGTATTCGACGGCGTTGCCGCAGGCGGGGCAGTGTTTGAAGCGTCGCGTAAGCCACATGCGCGCCAGTGTAGCGGGCCTGGGGTGGCATCATGCGGCCATGGAACTCTTCAACTATTTCCGCTCCTCGGCCTCCTACCGCGTGCGCATCGCGCTGGCGCTCAAGGGCCTGGATTACGTCTACCGTCCCGTGCACCTGGTCAAGAACGAGCAGCAGGCCGAGCCCTATGCCAGCGCCTCCATCTCGCGCCTGGTGCCTCTGCTCAAGGACGGTGATGCGCTGATCGGCCAGTCCCTGGCCATCCTCGAGTACCTGGACGACACCCATCCCGAGCCGCCCCTGCTGCCGGCCGACGCCCTGGGCCGCGCCCGCGTGCGCGCCCTGGCCCAGGACATCGCTTGCGAGATCCATCCGCTGAACAATCTGCGCGTGCTGCGCTATCTGACGCGCGAGCTGGCGGT is part of the Shinella sp. XGS7 genome and harbors:
- a CDS encoding DUF3667 domain-containing protein encodes the protein MNAAAAPSSDATGHASACANCETPLQGAYCHACGQSAHVHRSLLHLAEELLHGTLHFETKAWRTLPALLFQPGRLTREYIEGRRARYVSPLALFLFMVFLMFFTLSLGGPESASAPEAAQETVATQADAPDAASAPERSLTPAQRVKLRTELDGKLPAGLAPGVEKKIAHAIENPELLLYKMKSGAAKYAFLIVPFSLPLLWLLFVFQRRFGLYDHAVFVLYSLSAMALLATLLSLLDLAGLGVLALLLAVCAPPVHLYAQLKGSYGLGRFGALWRCGLLLLWAGAVLLLYTLLVVLISM
- a CDS encoding delta(1)-pyrroline-2-carboxylate reductase family protein gives rise to the protein MRQLDATATAAALPWTPLIEGLADLCRAHAAGQVACPPRQVLPLQSGGSLLVMPAVGPELAITKLVTVHPDNPARGLPTIMGEVVVMDSASGARLALLDGPTLTARRTAAVSLLAQRLLAPAGAAAPREVLIVGGGVQARVHAAALRALHPGARLWVQGRTRAPDFAAALGLEPLPPGPAAQQARPWDLIVCATTSREPVLAPGVGEAAGLVIGVGAFRHDMVELPPALLRQAQVAVDDPEGARAEAGDLLAAGLCAAAAPPLVSLQDLVLGQRPADDGRPRVFKSVGCARWDLAAAQVAWDQLRAAAS
- a CDS encoding DUF6152 family protein, which encodes MERRLVLLGATLAALAPRAWAHHGWSSFDQQRPLWLEGRATQVWWRNPHAELDLQLPEKPALPADLKQRKLPAQSAGVDGPALLARAELPRRADKRWRVELAPLTRMQAWQVAEIKPGDSLGVLGFSFEAEKGEALLRAEYLFVGDKVYGLRSSPA
- a CDS encoding HDOD domain-containing protein, with protein sequence MNQNLSPTTSTRSKDHIRQELDQSRRNGPLRQIQIPPCPELLMRLRAAMGQAEIDLNEVARIAASDVAMSATLLRSANSPLYKDPDGLPCTTVGQAMTRIGLEETAAVMTGFLLRNTIPVNSPHLARFWERSTKRAVACAFIARQLPGLSPDLAHTYGLFCHVGMPVLLQSVRGYGATMVEAGARIDRPFIATENANHRTDHAVVGALLIRAWDMAPELMSAIRLHHDFESLGDAAIEPEVHTLVAAGLVAEHLMRRHEALPEDLDWAANREAALDWLHIDMDEVESWDEQLRPLLDEA
- a CDS encoding transglutaminase-like cysteine peptidase, which gives rise to MQEYRSAALAGLLLSAGLALGSLFLPRPVAAWDVERVQEAAAQYGPRTLAAARQLMQLVERLGGQDEVQRLRALNDFFNQRIAFREDMQVWGKVDYWASPLELLDKGQGDCEDYAIAKYFSLLATGMSEAKLRLVYVRAMLDGRPQAHMVLAYYAQPDAEPLILDNLQPELKPASARPDLAPVFSFNSEGLWQGVGATSAGSAVARLSIWREALAKIRAEGF
- a CDS encoding EAL domain-containing protein, encoding MSLIRQVWVLLLALMLAALLGSAAVSALSMRQLLQTQLQLKNNDNAAALALAMSQQGGDAQLMELLVSAQFDTGYYQSVIWRRADGSVAFERSAAARASTAPAWFVALTPIEAPAGTAKVSSGWQAAGSVEVRSQAAYAHDELWAASLRMTALLAALGLLAAGAAHLALRRIRRPLDNAVAQAQALVQGQYTLVDEPGVPELARLAQAMNTMVARVRQMFEAQAEQLEVLRRQAHCDALTGLSQRKHFLAELESALNRDDGPARGGLVLLRLRDLELLNQRLGRAVVDQVLGALGHAIKVYPERVKGCLAGRLNGADFALWLPAPDVARDTAQALSDALQASLPGFGSGIQVALGAVELPRERPMSDWFGAADAALARAEARSGFAVEALAPAAEASVQGERAWRTQITDAILAGHGRLQEYPLLDKQGQVVHLECPLQLRLEPEAGYEAAARWLPLAQRSRLTAEVDLHATVLALEAIARDGRPRCINVAPASLLDGGFVARLREQVFQAPQAARKLGLELAEGAALQHFELLQEMGRQLRPLGVKLGLEHAGPGLSQVERLYQAGLDYVKLDAAVVVGVSGDAARAAFVRGMVIMLRSLALKVYAEGVVDPLDVQALWDCELDGVTGPWATVQPV
- a CDS encoding NUDIX hydrolase; amino-acid sequence: MWLTRRFKHCPACGNAVEYRVPADDNRERATCTVCGAIHYENPINVVGTLPVWEDGRVLLCKRAIEPRYGFWTLPAGFLELGESAAQGAQRETDEEAGAQIELQPLYCLMNVVKVGQIHLYYRARLLSPEFNPGPETLEARLFAEQDIPWDQLAFRTVRETLQRFFEDRRLGRPYTLHSADIV
- the maiA gene encoding maleylacetoacetate isomerase gives rise to the protein MELFNYFRSSASYRVRIALALKGLDYVYRPVHLVKNEQQAEPYASASISRLVPLLKDGDALIGQSLAILEYLDDTHPEPPLLPADALGRARVRALAQDIACEIHPLNNLRVLRYLTRELAVDEEAKNRWYRHWVEEGLAVFERRLDDGQAGRFCHGDQPGLADCVLVPQIFNARRFNCKLDHVPRLMQVFEHCMQHEAFAKTQPSACPDAE